A single genomic interval of Stieleria maiorica harbors:
- a CDS encoding SdrD B-like domain-containing protein yields the protein MTAGQAWTNQENGDAFEVGSTIRTVGTLPLWQLINGAVIPADFPDELAFSPGHFVVALEGNVTGPTSAEYTAGSLYLIPSTNGNSTFYDIDDPASWNFENAIAKWDLGPAADIADGVSLGVSHAGPVTATAAEVNVSELGLPGSSGNGLFVFLEDTSFVPSGVDPGIAPFNGSEFVRDVEAVPGLVNTAEGLAAFTDQTLDTTLIPLTADQISILDQITLASAGVTGAFSAGGYTPVALGTGTGDFSADFSSEAYVIGLSGDVELASLGDFVWHDLDADGIQDAGEPGIPGVQVNLKDAGGVVIDTTVTAADGSYAFTGLQPGTYSVQFIQPAGFTEVSPLNAGGDDTVDSDADPNMALMTATTTLGPGDNDPTLDAGFYNLASLGDFVWHDLDADGIQDAGEPGIPGVQVNLKDSGGVVIDTTVTAADGSYAFTGLQPGTYSVQFVQPAGFTEVSPLDAGGDDTVDSDADPNMALMTATTTLASGEDDPTLDAGFYNLASLGDFVWHDLDADGIQDAGEPGIPGVQVNLKDSGGVVIDTTVTAADGSYAFTGLQPGTYSVQFIQPAGFTEVSPLNAGGDDTVDSDADPNMALMTATTTLASGEDDPTLDAGFYNLASLGDFVWHDLDADGIQDAGEPGIPGVQVNLKDSGGVVIDTTVTAADGSYAFTGLQPGTYSVQFVQPAGFTEVSPLDAGGDDTVDSDADPNMALMTATTTLASGEDDPTLDAGFYNLASLGDFVWHDLDADGIQDAGEPGIPGVQVNLKDSGGVVIDTTVTAADGSYAFTGLQPGTYSVQFIQPAGFTEVSPLDAGGDDTVDSDADPNMALMTATTTLASGEDDPTLDAGFYNLASLGDFVWHDLDADGIQDAGEPGIPGVQVNLKDSGGVVIDTTVTAADGSYAFTGLQPGTYSVQFIQPAGFTEVSPLDAGGDDTVDSDADPNMALMTATTTLASGEDDPTLDAGFYNLASLGDFVWHDLDAVGIQDAGEPGVSGVTVTLTGTDGQGNAVSDTLITGPNGEYLFDNLVPGDYKVTFSDLPANFVFTGQDQGIDDTLDSDADPNTGMTIVTTLVSGENDLTWDAGIYLPPPPVNPDIDIEKFVKVVDDQTGGGEGLTPGFWKTHSEFGPAPLKGWPDTGFSPLDSYNSVFGVSDDSGLTLLSALGRGGGGLNALGRHATAALLNAANPNVDYAYTEAEVISLTQAAYASGDASVIEGTKNLFAIQNELGADLNTPADEPDTGLDGFGVDADTPPGPSAQLGDTIVFTYFVTNPGDVELSPVVVSDDNATPGDPGDDFNPDPVEEDDGNGNFFNVGDDDQDGRLDPGESWLYQAQITALEVGQFTNLGTVIGTPVDENGDPIAPDVTDEDPANYNVAGTPDIDIEKLTNGVDADQPADAPEIVVGGEVTWTYLVTNTGNVPFSQSEVEVVDDNGTPSDTSDDFSTATGDIVLDSNSDENSDGILSPGEQWVFTAVGVAQDLGGGGGEYRTFVTTGNSGLDGSNGNIRSFSAGDISVHASAFSSSGNTFQTAFLGAFSSGLGVTDRSEGDGGNGLHRVDNIDQINYVLFEFSESVVVDQALLDSVVSDSDISYWIGTIENAYNDHVSLDQSVLDGLAQRVNNTSHSSTRWADLNSDELTGNVLVIAASVEDSTPEDRFKIKKVKVRESVGGVYKNIGVVTTGPDGPTDSDPSHYINIDANPGIDIEKSTNGVDADHQSEAPEILVGAPVNWTYVVTNTGNVPYSSTEVQIVDDNGTPGDSGDDFSTGSGDITLDSNSDVGSDGILSPGEQWVFNASGIAQQLSGGAGETRTFVTTGTSGLDGENGNVRTYSDGGVNVKASAFSSDSGVFETAFLGAFSSGLGVTDRGEGNGSNGLHRVDNVGRINYVVFEFSESVIVDQVLLDSVVNDSDMSYWIGTIEDAYHDHVSLDASVLNSLTQRVNNTRHSSARWADINPETMAGNVLVIAASVEDSTPEDRFKIRKVKVRETVGGVYKNIGVVTTGPDGPTDSDPSHYKNAVVAPGIDIEKYTNGFDADDASQAPGIEVGDTVTWTYVVTNTGNVAYSVGDVQIVDDNGTPGHTGDDFSTASGDIVLNPNSDVGSDGMLSPGELWVYNATGIAQDLSGGAGDTHTFVTTGSSGLDGSDGNIRTFSSGGVSVKASAFSSDNGVFETAFLGAYSGGLGVTDRGEGNGNYDRHKVDNVGRINYVLFEFSEPVIVDKTLLASVTNDSDMSYWIGTIDDAFNQHVSLDASVLDGLVQRVNNTGHGSSRWADINPDDLAGNVLVIAASVEDATPEDRFKIKKVNVRETAAGVYKNIGVVSTGHGGPTDSDASHYKNAPAGTGSMTTMVNSYDVNLDGGVSALDALNVINSLSSISAEGEMVEGSGDPAADVNGDGILSPSDALAIINHLSNDGGSEIDSEASSMDMLINSLADDDDEEEDRVAAVDYLLGNALV from the coding sequence ATGACCGCCGGTCAAGCTTGGACCAACCAAGAGAACGGCGATGCCTTCGAAGTCGGCAGCACCATTCGAACGGTGGGGACCCTTCCGCTCTGGCAACTGATCAACGGCGCAGTCATCCCCGCCGATTTTCCTGATGAACTTGCATTCAGCCCTGGCCACTTTGTGGTTGCGCTAGAAGGCAACGTCACCGGTCCGACTTCTGCTGAATATACCGCCGGATCGTTGTACCTGATTCCTTCGACCAACGGCAATTCGACCTTCTACGACATTGATGACCCGGCAAGTTGGAATTTTGAAAACGCCATCGCGAAGTGGGACTTGGGACCAGCCGCCGACATCGCTGATGGCGTTTCGCTGGGGGTTTCCCATGCAGGCCCGGTCACCGCGACCGCGGCGGAAGTGAACGTGAGCGAGTTGGGTTTACCCGGTTCGAGCGGAAACGGACTGTTCGTCTTTCTCGAAGACACGTCGTTCGTACCATCGGGAGTTGATCCCGGTATCGCTCCATTCAACGGTTCGGAGTTTGTTCGCGATGTGGAAGCGGTTCCCGGACTCGTTAACACTGCAGAAGGTTTGGCCGCCTTCACCGACCAAACGCTTGATACAACACTCATTCCACTTACCGCCGACCAGATTTCGATCCTGGACCAAATCACATTGGCATCTGCCGGTGTGACGGGAGCGTTTTCTGCAGGAGGTTACACTCCGGTCGCGTTAGGCACGGGCACGGGTGATTTCAGCGCGGACTTCAGCAGTGAAGCCTATGTGATCGGTTTGTCCGGCGATGTGGAGTTAGCCTCACTCGGTGACTTTGTCTGGCACGATCTTGACGCCGACGGAATTCAAGACGCCGGCGAACCGGGTATCCCGGGCGTCCAGGTGAACCTGAAGGACGCCGGCGGAGTGGTGATCGACACAACCGTAACCGCGGCCGACGGCAGCTACGCGTTCACCGGTCTGCAGCCGGGCACGTACTCGGTTCAGTTCATCCAGCCCGCGGGCTTCACGGAAGTCAGTCCGTTGAACGCCGGTGGTGATGACACCGTCGACAGTGACGCCGATCCCAACATGGCGTTGATGACCGCAACCACCACGCTGGGGCCTGGTGACAACGACCCGACGTTGGACGCCGGTTTCTATAACTTGGCCTCACTGGGTGACTTCGTCTGGCACGACCTCGACGCGGACGGAATCCAAGACGCCGGCGAACCGGGTATCCCGGGCGTCCAAGTGAACTTGAAGGATTCCGGTGGTGTGGTGATCGACACGACGGTGACCGCGGCCGACGGAAGCTACGCGTTCACGGGTCTGCAACCGGGCACGTACTCGGTTCAGTTCGTCCAGCCCGCCGGCTTCACCGAAGTCAGCCCGCTGGATGCCGGTGGTGATGACACCGTCGACAGTGACGCCGATCCCAACATGGCGCTGATGACCGCCACGACGACGTTGGCTTCGGGTGAAGACGACCCGACGTTGGACGCGGGTTTCTATAACTTGGCCTCACTGGGTGATTTCGTCTGGCACGACCTGGATGCCGACGGAATTCAAGACGCGGGCGAACCTGGTATCCCGGGCGTCCAAGTGAACCTGAAGGATTCCGGTGGCGTGGTGATCGACACGACGGTGACCGCCGCCGACGGCAGCTACGCGTTCACGGGTCTGCAGCCGGGCACGTATTCGGTTCAGTTCATCCAGCCAGCGGGCTTCACCGAAGTCAGCCCGTTGAACGCCGGTGGTGATGACACGGTCGACAGCGACGCCGATCCCAACATGGCGTTGATGACCGCAACGACGACATTGGCTTCGGGCGAAGACGATCCGACGTTGGACGCCGGTTTCTATAACCTGGCCTCACTGGGTGACTTCGTCTGGCACGACCTCGACGCGGACGGAATCCAAGACGCCGGCGAACCGGGTATCCCGGGCGTCCAAGTGAACCTGAAGGATTCCGGTGGTGTGGTGATCGACACGACGGTGACCGCCGCCGACGGCAGCTACGCGTTCACCGGCCTGCAGCCTGGGACGTATTCGGTGCAGTTCGTCCAGCCCGCCGGCTTCACTGAAGTCAGCCCGTTGGATGCCGGTGGTGATGACACCGTCGACAGTGACGCTGATCCCAACATGGCGCTGATGACCGCCACGACGACGTTGGCATCGGGCGAAGACGACCCGACGTTGGACGCGGGTTTCTATAACTTGGCCTCACTGGGTGATTTCGTCTGGCACGACCTGGATGCCGACGGAATTCAAGACGCGGGCGAACCTGGTATCCCGGGCGTCCAAGTGAACCTGAAGGATTCCGGTGGCGTGGTGATCGACACGACGGTGACCGCCGCCGACGGCAGCTACGCGTTCACGGGTCTGCAGCCGGGCACGTATTCGGTTCAGTTCATCCAGCCAGCGGGCTTCACCGAAGTCAGCCCGCTGGATGCCGGTGGTGATGACACCGTGGACAGTGACGCTGATCCCAACATGGCGCTGATGACCGCCACGACGACGTTGGCATCGGGCGAAGACGACCCGACGTTGGACGCGGGTTTCTATAACTTGGCCTCACTGGGTGACTTCGTCTGGCACGACCTGGATGCCGACGGAATTCAAGACGCGGGCGAACCTGGTATCCCGGGCGTCCAAGTGAACCTGAAGGACTCCGGTGGTGTGGTGATCGACACGACGGTGACCGCCGCCGACGGCAGCTACGCGTTCACGGGTCTGCAGCCGGGCACGTATTCGGTTCAGTTCATCCAGCCAGCGGGCTTCACCGAAGTCAGCCCGCTGGATGCCGGTGGTGATGACACCGTGGACAGTGACGCTGATCCCAACATGGCGCTGATGACCGCGACGACGACATTGGCCTCGGGTGAAGACGATCCGACGTTGGACGCGGGTTTCTACAACCTGGCCTCACTGGGTGACTTCGTCTGGCACGACCTGGATGCCGTCGGAATTCAAGACGCCGGTGAACCGGGCGTCTCGGGCGTAACCGTGACGCTGACGGGTACGGATGGGCAAGGCAATGCCGTAAGTGACACGCTGATTACCGGTCCCAATGGCGAGTACCTGTTCGACAATCTTGTGCCCGGCGACTACAAGGTGACGTTTAGTGACCTGCCGGCCAATTTTGTGTTTACCGGGCAAGATCAAGGGATCGATGACACCTTGGATTCTGACGCCGACCCGAACACCGGAATGACGATCGTTACGACGCTCGTTTCAGGGGAGAACGATCTTACATGGGACGCGGGAATCTACCTGCCACCGCCTCCTGTGAATCCTGACATAGACATTGAAAAGTTCGTCAAGGTGGTTGACGATCAAACGGGAGGAGGTGAAGGGCTGACTCCCGGGTTTTGGAAAACGCATTCTGAATTTGGCCCCGCGCCTTTAAAGGGATGGCCCGACACCGGATTCTCGCCGCTTGACTCTTACAACTCGGTTTTTGGTGTCAGCGATGATTCCGGGCTGACCTTGTTGAGCGCGCTTGGACGCGGTGGCGGTGGACTCAATGCACTCGGGCGCCACGCAACCGCCGCGCTTCTCAACGCGGCAAATCCCAATGTAGATTACGCCTACACCGAGGCAGAGGTGATCTCGTTGACGCAGGCGGCTTATGCTTCCGGCGATGCGTCGGTGATTGAAGGAACGAAGAATCTGTTCGCGATTCAAAATGAACTCGGCGCCGACTTGAATACACCCGCAGATGAACCCGACACCGGTCTGGATGGCTTCGGTGTCGATGCCGATACTCCCCCGGGGCCATCTGCCCAGTTGGGTGACACCATTGTCTTTACGTACTTCGTCACCAACCCTGGCGATGTCGAGCTCAGCCCCGTGGTCGTCAGTGATGACAACGCTACGCCGGGCGACCCGGGGGATGATTTCAACCCAGACCCCGTTGAAGAAGACGATGGAAACGGCAATTTTTTCAACGTCGGAGACGACGATCAAGACGGACGTCTTGATCCGGGTGAGTCATGGCTGTACCAGGCGCAGATCACTGCCTTGGAGGTTGGGCAGTTTACGAATCTCGGTACTGTCATTGGGACTCCCGTGGATGAAAACGGCGATCCGATTGCACCAGACGTCACCGACGAAGATCCCGCCAACTACAACGTGGCCGGAACCCCCGACATCGACATCGAGAAACTCACCAACGGTGTCGATGCCGATCAACCGGCCGATGCGCCGGAGATCGTGGTCGGCGGTGAGGTGACTTGGACCTACCTCGTCACCAACACGGGCAACGTTCCCTTCAGTCAAAGCGAAGTGGAAGTCGTTGACGATAACGGGACGCCGAGTGACACCAGCGATGACTTCAGCACCGCGACCGGCGACATCGTGTTGGATTCAAATTCCGACGAGAACTCGGACGGCATTCTTTCGCCAGGTGAACAATGGGTCTTCACCGCGGTGGGAGTGGCACAAGACCTTGGCGGCGGCGGTGGTGAGTATCGTACATTTGTGACCACCGGTAACAGCGGACTGGATGGCAGCAACGGAAATATTCGCAGCTTCTCCGCCGGCGACATTTCGGTCCACGCCAGTGCCTTCAGTAGCAGCGGCAATACGTTTCAAACGGCCTTCCTGGGCGCTTTCTCAAGCGGGCTGGGAGTGACCGATCGAAGCGAAGGTGACGGCGGCAACGGTTTGCACCGCGTCGACAACATTGATCAGATCAATTACGTGCTGTTTGAGTTCTCGGAATCGGTCGTTGTTGACCAAGCCCTCTTAGATTCGGTGGTTAGCGATTCGGACATTTCCTACTGGATCGGTACGATCGAAAATGCGTACAACGATCACGTCAGCCTGGACCAATCGGTGCTCGACGGGCTCGCGCAGCGAGTCAACAACACCAGCCACAGCAGCACACGTTGGGCAGATCTCAACTCCGATGAGTTGACCGGTAACGTGCTCGTGATCGCGGCTTCGGTCGAGGATTCAACGCCGGAAGATCGATTCAAGATCAAGAAGGTCAAGGTCCGCGAAAGCGTTGGGGGCGTCTACAAGAACATTGGAGTGGTGACCACCGGACCCGATGGGCCGACCGACAGCGACCCCAGCCACTACATCAACATCGACGCAAATCCCGGCATCGATATCGAAAAATCGACGAACGGTGTCGATGCGGATCACCAATCGGAAGCGCCCGAGATTCTGGTGGGGGCCCCCGTGAACTGGACGTACGTCGTCACCAACACCGGCAACGTCCCGTATAGCTCAACGGAAGTGCAGATCGTTGATGACAACGGGACGCCGGGAGACAGTGGTGACGACTTCAGCACCGGTTCGGGTGACATCACGCTCGATTCGAATTCCGATGTCGGCTCGGATGGAATTCTTTCGCCCGGTGAACAGTGGGTGTTCAACGCGTCTGGAATTGCTCAACAACTTTCGGGAGGGGCTGGAGAAACTCGCACCTTTGTGACAACGGGTACCAGCGGGCTCGATGGCGAAAACGGCAACGTTCGCACCTATTCCGACGGCGGCGTGAACGTCAAAGCCAGTGCGTTCAGCAGCGATAGTGGCGTCTTCGAAACCGCGTTTTTGGGCGCGTTTTCCAGCGGCCTGGGTGTGACCGACCGGGGTGAGGGAAATGGAAGCAACGGGCTGCATCGCGTCGACAATGTCGGGCGGATCAATTACGTCGTCTTCGAATTCTCCGAGTCCGTCATCGTTGACCAGGTCCTGTTGGATTCGGTGGTGAATGATTCCGACATGTCCTACTGGATCGGCACGATCGAAGACGCCTACCATGATCACGTCAGCCTTGATGCCTCTGTCCTGAATAGCCTGACACAGCGGGTCAACAACACGCGTCATTCCAGTGCTCGATGGGCCGATATCAATCCCGAAACGATGGCCGGAAACGTGCTGGTGATTGCCGCCTCGGTCGAGGATTCGACTCCGGAAGATCGCTTCAAGATCAGGAAGGTCAAAGTGCGTGAAACGGTTGGCGGTGTTTACAAGAACATCGGCGTGGTGACCACAGGCCCCGATGGGCCGACCGACAGTGATCCGAGTCACTACAAGAACGCCGTCGTCGCTCCCGGTATCGACATCGAAAAGTACACCAACGGCTTCGACGCGGATGACGCTTCCCAGGCTCCCGGAATCGAAGTCGGGGACACCGTCACTTGGACGTATGTCGTGACCAACACAGGCAACGTCGCCTACAGTGTCGGTGACGTGCAAATCGTTGATGACAACGGAACGCCCGGTCACACCGGTGATGACTTCAGTACCGCCTCGGGGGACATCGTCCTGAACCCGAACTCAGATGTCGGATCCGACGGGATGCTCTCACCTGGGGAATTGTGGGTGTACAACGCCACCGGTATCGCTCAGGACCTGTCTGGCGGGGCGGGCGACACGCATACGTTTGTGACCACGGGCAGCAGCGGACTCGATGGCAGCGATGGCAACATCCGCACCTTCTCCAGCGGTGGAGTATCCGTCAAGGCAAGTGCCTTCAGCAGCGACAACGGCGTCTTTGAAACCGCCTTCTTGGGCGCTTACTCCGGTGGACTGGGAGTCACCGACCGTGGCGAGGGTAACGGCAACTACGACCGGCATAAAGTCGACAACGTCGGTCGCATCAACTACGTCCTGTTCGAATTCTCCGAGCCGGTCATTGTTGACAAAACGCTGCTCGCTTCGGTGACCAATGACAGCGATATGTCCTACTGGATCGGCACGATCGATGACGCCTTCAATCAGCATGTCAGCCTTGATGCGTCGGTGCTCGACGGGCTCGTGCAACGAGTCAACAACACCGGGCACGGTAGCTCGCGTTGGGCCGACATCAACCCTGACGACCTCGCGGGCAACGTCCTGGTGATTGCCGCGTCGGTCGAGGATGCGACCCCGGAAGATCGTTTCAAGATCAAGAAGGTCAATGTCAGGGAGACCGCCGCCGGCGTCTATAAGAATATCGGCGTCGTTTCCACCGGACACGGCGGACCGACCGACAGCGACGCGAGCCACTACAAGAACGCGCCGGCGGGAACCGGGTCGATGACAACCATGGTCAACAGCTATGACGTCAATCTCGATGGCGGTGTTTCCGCACTCGACGCGCTCAACGTCATCAACTCGCTGTCTTCGATCTCGGCCGAAGGCGAGATGGTCGAGGGTTCCGGCGATCCTGCCGCAGACGTCAATGGTGACGGGATCTTGTCACCCAGCGACGCCTTGGCGATCATCAATCACCTGTCCAACGACGGCGGATCGGAGATTGACTCGGAGGCCAGTTCGATGGACATGCTGATCAACTCGCTCGCAGATGACGACGACGAAGAAGAAGA